The Salvia miltiorrhiza cultivar Shanhuang (shh) chromosome 2, IMPLAD_Smil_shh, whole genome shotgun sequence DNA window ATATAAGTATATGACTATAACAAACTCTACATTCAATTACTTCACATTTGAATATTTGATTGAGAAATACGTCAAGATACAAAACTTTAGtaattcaaagattttgaaTAGATGAGTCTTGAAATTGAGAAtgattaaattacaatttaattagAAAGATATTTCCCTTTCAATTGTTAGATTGAAAATTCGAGTGGTTatacaagaaataaaaattattattaattgtattaaaaaaacaagaaagagaGAGTAGATGCGACTTTTTCTATATTCTATTTATTCAAAACAATATCGTTTCTAATATgcataaaaattaagaaaaatccatgaattaaattttaattgtcaATATGATAATATTACGCGAATAAATtgatttcattttaaaaatttaGACCAAATCCTTTTTCGATGTCGATAGGTACTAATGTGTCAATATTAAAagtgaaacattttttttttaaaaaatgagtgTACTTTGAGAGTGAAACTATAATTTGCCATTTTGAATCTAAACTAGTACatcctcccgtgcgatgcacgggccacgatatatttatttatttttaaaattttaatttatataaatatattactccctccgtcccactctaataggttcgttttcctttttgagacgtctcactccaatagccttgtttttcattttcaataaagaaaatgtacttaattggtgtaaACCACGCCATTTACTCTtgaaaagtaatttttttaatctccgtgcccaaaagaagtgatcctattggagtgagacgaatgaagtattatttatgagttaaattaattaataacaaaaaaattctgttaatttaaatattagtatttgataatttatcaacttaatgagtaggagtataagtattaaatttgatgagtattgtataataattaaatttactgtTTATAAAGTATATAATTTAAGtgaatctcattttgagcaaattACACTAAAACtatcaataacaatattaatagacgtcatataataattttgggctcttaaaagtacgaactgcattattattaaaagttcatatttaaatagcccaaaaataattacaaaaatagaaaaaatacgaataatataaaaacaaactataacaacaaatatgtttatacaaacaaataaataatttgtacatattattaaataaatctatattacattttgaattctaattttaatataaataactattttttttacaaattcatattgaaatttccttctccttaattgcattaaattaaaataattataatcaaaCAATCATGTAATTACGTTTTTTTGCAAGAAAAAAAagtcatttaattattttttcaccaacaaatgaaaacaaaataaaataactcatattttatagtattatataaaGATGTATATACTTTATGTCAAAtcctagaaaaaaaatattataatgatatttttctatttttctaatattataaatatttgaagaaagaaagagagtaaAATAAAATGGTTCAAATAAGTCAAAGAAAggagaatataaaatagaacCTAAACCTTGTATATTAAAGATTATACATAACACAAACTTAacaaattttggtatttttttaaaaactttaaaatttatatagttCAAAATATTATCTACTCTATCTCAAATTTGAGATAATTCtttgatatttgattattattttctataaaattaaaattaaaaaatatttttataatatcgTCTCAACGTTTGTTGATAATAGTgcatcatattttttaattaaaagtttttatttacatatttttatgttatgtttGATAAAGTAATCCAACGAATAAATTTGATGTtttatttgttctttttatcaaaagagaagagaacatGATAAATTTTGTGGAGAGAgattaatatatagataatataatAACGTGGAGTGAATAAGGAGAGAGggggaaaaaatgaaagaatatagaaaaagaaagaggagagagaaatataatcactttaaaattttaaattataataacttatttatttcaaattcacatttaatgatttttacatcaaattaaaaatcttgtcatgatctttaatttaagataaatgtcgaatatattttcataaattaaatttaaagatttttagaaaatcatctaaatatgaaaaataggttagaagagagaaaaatgtgGAATTGAGAAAAAATGGGTGAATGTATAAGAAAATGAGGAGAgaggaaatgtggaaaaaatTGATAGTAGATGAAGCGTAACTATCTCACATTtctacttttctctctcctctcaccccactatcttttaatttttaaacttttatccttaattgacattataattgCAAAAAATGCCATTGAATTGGCGGGAAGAAAACTGgtgttttatattatatatagatttttttgtttcttttgtttttttaaatactACTATAAGAGAAGGCATTGATAATTGATAATTGGTCTCTTTAATCTAAGTTGTCTTTATTGATCATGTCGTGTTTCTTTCATGTttaatctttcttttctttttcttttttagaagaATCATGTCATGTTTCTTATTAAATGGATCTCTACTTGGTTTTATCACTTTTTTCGTCAAATcaatcaaaatattaaaatactaACTTAACATCATGATAACATGTgtatttttatttctcttcttttataggtcttttatttctttattattttactatatatgTCATGCTGGTACATGCATCTTTTCAATCAAGAAGAGTTTGATATATTGTTAGGTCGATTTTCACTTAATAAAACTAAAGCTGGTGAGACTATTTCATGAATAAATCTCTTGTTTGTCTTCTTTTAATATATTGTCGGTTTTTTCAGAGGGTTCAATGCTTTTTTTAGCAAAATGTTGTCCTTATCTTCTATAAAAACAAATTTATGGGTGCGATTAATTACGAAAACATATTATATGCTGTACACTTTATTTTACTGCATATGTTTTTCAGGAAATTGTGTCGTCGTTACTAACTATGGAGCGGCTATTTCAATAAGAGAAAAGTCTTATATCTTGTCTCACagttcatatatataaattcaaattcaaatttaaaatcgGTCCAAAAGTCATACAATTATATATTAATGCAACATAAATTTGTATATAAGTACCACTTAATTGATCAAATAATATATGTCACACGatttaatactcccttcatctcacgaatcttgacacgtatgcctttttggaccgtcccacgaatcttgacacatttctaaataaggtaataattattatcttctatctcctactttatcacttttatactttattaaatacacacttaaaacactaatctacaactccttaattctcgcgCTGAAACCAAACATGTCAAGAATCGTGGGACGAAAGGAGTACAAAgtttgtatttcaatatataatgGGTTACAATATTAAGAGATAATTTAATTAGAATGTGGCATAACTAAAAGAATGATTCAATATAAGAGTTGggattgaaatatattttttttctactccctctgtccgccaaaagtataccacttttactatattgggcgtccgcaaagagtataccactttccttttatggaaatggtcccaccacccactttaatcttttatccttacaaacactctttatttacaataaaacccaccccaaattcaatctcaaccacacatcccataaagtggtgggaccctttctccactacatcaaaatcatcaccaattttattaaatcccgtgcccagccaaagtggtacacttttggcggacggagggagtataagttttGAAAAAATAGTTTTTAGTGGAATATTTAAGTGGTGTAGACTTCAGTATATAAGTAGCGAGATCTAGAgtttaaattttatttgctgttctttttcaaataattatttaaaaaaaattattgttatgaCAAAGTATGCGTTGATACGTTGATATTtgttttgattaattattggtTGAGCATAAATTACAAAGTGTTATTTAatgatgagagagaaatgaaaaaaaaggagATGATGAGAAGAAAGCAATGTTTAGGTTCACTTGACAAGTTCAACTTGGGTGGTGTTAGTAGATATGCAATGGGCACAATATTTGTGactttttttcttcctttttatttttctttttaaataaaaagggGATTAAAAATAATTCTTTCCTTTCCCTCATGGATTCATGATGATTCGAACTTCAAATTTATTAGTGGAAGGAAAATGTTTTATAAATTGAATTGCACTTTATTGTCTAATCATATTGGTGAGTTAAAAGTGACTAAATAAGAGCCACATGATATACTATGCTCATAGGACAACTCAACAAACAATAATCTATTTATACCGAATGAAGTTCTTATCCCCTTGAGATAACTTAGTGGTAAAGTGGGTATTTTTACGTCAAGTAtctcaaatttgaatttcacTAACGCTTCTATAGATTCAAATATGTCGCAATTAATTTTTCATGTGCGATTATCTGTGTGATTTGCAAGCTATTCCACAAGAACATGGATTTACCTAATGCAAAATAAAGATAACAATTGCTGGATAAACTAAAAGAAAATACTCACTTtgtctcaattcaataggtcacaAGGTTTGAATATGGACATTAAGAAACgaatagtttataaataaataggagagagaaaataatttttttaaggatatatttatcaaaaaataggATAGTGAAatgaaaatattactccctacgtcccactgataatgactcattacttttgggcacaattattaagaagaagagtaaTTTAAGAGTAAAAGTGATAAAAAGTGGTGGAAACCACAACTTTTTGTGAGATAATGTGGTTTTCTTTTATGGAGCAGGCCATTATCAATGCGAAAgactaaaaagaaaagtgaacAATTATCAATGAGACagaaggagtattatttaaatGAGAAGATAGGTAATTATGTGTGAACCACAATGCTATATGgtgtaaataataaattattaaagttaTTTGTTATGTGTTGACTCTATATGTTTAGAAATGACCTATTGaattaaaatatcaaaaaaaaaatgtaggcTATCGAATTGAAAGGGAGTAAACAAAAGAATTTTGTGGAATAAAAATggaatgtatttttttttttgagacagGAAATGGAATGAAGTTTATTGtcgtagtttttttttttgataaattaataatattaaataaaaaaatttaaagaacgCGCCACAAGAGAATTGTCGTAATTTTTGCAAATGAGAAGTTTTGCTCGAAGCAAAAATCACGATCCACAATTCCACACTCTCTCCCCGAATCTCCGATGCGTGAAAGATAGACATTAGAAGGCCTTGCGCCCCAGTATACCAAATGCTTTGATACTAGAGTTTGGgccttagagcatccacaatgggcttacttgatagcctacttgatagtggattgtgttattgagtaagtagtgctgtATTgaggttacttgatagcctacttgattttttttagtttttaaagaggagagagagatttttaaagaggagaagagaattaaaaaaaaagaaaaaaaaagaagaaaattactcgtgcatactcgaagactcgagtaGCACTCGAATAGCCCCTCCCtgcaacgccttactcgagtgcACCTCTCTACTCGAGTAGGCGCTCGAGTAAGGGCGTTGCCAATGCTCTTAAATCAGTTATTTGTGCTTTCAAATTATTAATTGGACCACTTCAAATTGTTTCGGGTCTTGCTTCTGTTTAATTAggcttggatttttttttttttggggcacCAATAAAGTTATTATGCTTCAATTTAGGGTGATTCTATCACCATAACCCTCTATTTAAAAAATCGCGATTTCATGTTTGTTTGTTTATTCCTAAAACAGTTTATTTTCAACTGTCACTCCATTTCACAAATCTGTTTTGAGCGTTCATGCTAGAATCAAATGGCACTTTAGTTCCAGTATATATCTTCTAGTTGTTTATACCAAAATAGCTAATTTAAAATTTACCTCTAAATTGATATTTACCATAGAGGATCTGGCAGCTGAAGACTTTCCATCAGTTGGCACAAGTATGCAGTCTAAGATGAGGGCATTAGAGAAGTGATATCTACAATAAAGATGCCATTACTAGTAGTCTTAAACTGCAACTCATTCTACCCAGTTTATGTCAAAGTCCTTGAATTTGAGTAGCCACTCATGTGTATCCTGTGAAACATAGGCTTTTGTAGGTATCTTCTCCTGTTCATTTACGCTGTGGGACGCCGCAGACTCTGCCTTCCTCTCTTTGGAAAGGGCACTTTGCCGGTTAGGATGCCTTACCTTGAGCGATAGCAGACGGGACACCTCGTGCAACCCTCCCCATTTCTCCAGAGCACGTGCTATGTCGTAACGTCCTGCACCAGATCATGCCTGTTTTCAACTATCTACTCCATGAAAATGAAGTGAATTCTGAGAAAACCTTCCACATAGTGTGCATAATTGTTGCAACACCCAAAAAGCTCAAGTGGGAATCTTTTGTTTGAAAAGTAAGATCGATAAGTTGGCTAATAAGAGACGACACACTAGAAAAAGGGAGTACCTGCACGTTCAAAGCATTTTCTGCTGGGCATGTATGATGGATCCATACCCCAATTCCTTTGGAATCGTTTAATCTGAAAGAGCAAAGTTGATAAGCCATGACGACGGATTGTTTTTGCAAGAGTACATATGCGCATTCAACTCCACATTATGGAACGGAACAACAAAGAGGAAAGAGGAGAATTGAAGTAAAGAACGGAATGAGATGCAAGAAACTAACCTCATCTTGCAAATTTTCCAGATTATCCCAATAACCTTTTGGTTTACGTTGTTTGTATGCAAGGGACAGATCCATCAATGATGCAATTCGCCTAAATCCACCCATTCGTGTGATGGCCTTCTCAATATCCACTCGCCCATGCTTCCGTAGTTGCTTTCTCATAGGCATGAATCCTTCCTGTCCATGCTCAGAAATGAAGTTTAAGAGCTCAGCTTTAAGAACCTCGATGTTTCTCTGCAAGCCAGGGACCTTTGGCCTTTGTCTGTCTGAACTTGAGATGCAATCATAACCCCTGGCCTCTGTACTAAAATTGAAGGAGCTGCAGTTGTTTGCTATAGCTGTCTCTCCCTCGGCACAACAGTCATCACTGACAGCCTCCTGATTATTTTCAGTTTCTCTTTTTTCCATGTAATCTCGGATAGCACACAAGTTTGAAGGGAGATCCTCGTAAATGACCTGCAAATGCAAAAAATTATTGAGAAATAATAATTCCTTAAAAGGATAAGGATCCGTTCCCAGATGATTTTGTCTCAAAGACATCAAACTAGGATCCATGATTTGAGAATGAACTCAACCGACAGTGCTGACAGAATTTCAGAGAATTGACGTTTTCAAGCAAAAAGAAGTACAGAACTTTGAATGTAAAAAATGAGTCTAAATttctaaatataaaaaattatttttccaacaaaagTACTGCATAACTCCACAAATGGAAGCAAAGGAAACTAGGAATTCATTGATGGAATGGACGATGGTAGTGATTACTAACCTCTTCCATAATAGCTTCGGAAAGAAAGGagtttttatgcatttttgacTCCACTGAATACTTCAACAGTGTGTGGTGGCTGCCTAGTTTCTCAAGGATCCATTTCCCTCGAAATGAATCAAAGTCTCCTTCAACCTGCTCAAATCCGATCTCTTGTTCAAAATGCTCACATAAATCGAGGATAACACGCGCATGGAGAACCATATACAATATACCCTTGCATCCTTCCTGCACCATGAAgttatattaataatatcaaAACCTGTATGTTCTGCTTCAAACAAAGTACAAAAGATGGTGGCAAAGTTGTTCACAGGGATGAAACACAATTTATGATCCTCTGGAAAACAAGAACAATTACAACGGAAGGGGCAACATGAGGTGGAAACAATGATAATCAGAAACCAGTTATCTGTGTTTTTGGGGTTGATTGGCTAAtgcatcaaaaaaaaaaaaaaaaactcaaatgCTGCCTTCTGCACTTGACAATTCAATGTATCATCGTGAAGAGGTAAAACTGAATCTTCCAAAAGTTAAAGTGATGCAACTAAAAGTTTTTAAAGTTATCTTGAGCATAAATTGCTTGACATTTTACATCATGCTAATTTTTACTTTGGTCAGTAGTTCGTGTAAAAGAAAATTTGAATATCATTTTAATTCTGCAAAATCAATAAATTTGTTCTTGCTCCTGGCAAGGAGATCATTATACCAAACAAAGAAATTGGCACCTGAAGAATGCGAACTTTATTGCTTTCTCGGGATAAGACCTTGCTGATAGCTAAATTAGGAACTATCCTGCAGTAGTTTCAGGAAAAGATgaattagaaataaataaataaataaaatagataattttGTTTGCCAATAGCTCACATTTTGTAATGGTTCAATGCATTAGACCCCAAACAGTACATATAGAAATTAAGAGGCATGCACAGAAACAGCTTTCACATCAAATTCCCACACCTATATGTGAAACATGCATGTTAAACCAATCAATATGAAAACTCTCTCTAGATTTTGCAAGACCAACCTTGATGAAAAACGGATTTAAGGCGTTATGAGACACACAAATCTCAGTAAGTGGCATACAATAAGTGCCTGAATAACTTACTCGGGAAGGCTTTCATAAGCTGTGAGAATATTCCATACTTCACGAACAGGAGCTTTTACTGTTATGCTGGCAATAACGCATCTGTGAACACCCCCATTTTCCTTCACCACAAAATGAATTCACCAGATTACCAACCAAATATAATATGACTTTCCCGGGAAGGGCAAGATATAAAGCAGAGTCGAGCAGTTACCAATAATCCATCAAATCTACGGAGATGAACTTCATCCACCAAGCACGGCCTGTCAAGTGGACAAGACTTGCCAAAGATTCCCCAACTACTATTCAACTCTCCAGTCGAAGGAGACAAAGGACCAAAAGCAGCTTTGACAAACTTTTTCTTGATATTTTCAGAAGCATCTTTGTTGTTCAGTGCAGTATCAACTTCCGTCTCCTCACCTCTGAGGTGAAGTGCTTGTGAAGGTAATGTGTCCAAAGAGACTACACTGTGGTTTCCTTCAAAGTTGCTTTCAGATCGGCATGCTAAAGCTAGGAGATTTACAGGAAGATCTGATCTGATAATCCGCTCCAGAAATATTGCCGGAAAGCTGAACCTAGGTATAACATTAACTTCATAACCCAAGATCGCTGTTGGCGACCTAtgaaatgaaggatcaaagcaAGGAAAAATCATGGACAAGAATTAGTCATGAGTCCACTTCCAGTAAAACTGTTTATCATAGTAACTAAAACAACAAATTAAGTAGAACTATGTGGCAAGCTGATTCTATGCTAAAGGATCTCCAGTCCAGTAAAATTATTTTACGTTTTTGCAGAGCTCAATAACAGGACATACAATTTTATTTAAGCTGATGCTCCATAAAATAACCATTTCATGTTCACTAGTATGACACACAAGGCTAGTTAAAGTAGATTGTTTTCCATAAGAAACATTGTGATAAGTCATATATGAGTGATGTGAGACTATATACATGATGACAAGTACGATGGAACACTCATTTCAAAGACAAGGACTGAGTATAGCATGTAAATTTAGAGCTCTCAAAATCGCATTGAATGACTTAATACAAAGATTATTAGATTTATCATCTTGGTGAtacgattaaaaaaaaaagaaaaaagaaccgTATCATACCCTTTCTGAGACTTCACTGACCATTTGCCTTCAAATTTCTTGAAATCACCATCAACCATAGAGAAGTGAAGTTCACGGTTATTCTCCTGAATTATGTGAAATATAAGatgggaaaaatgaaaaaaaaaaaaaaaacaaaaaacaatatCCAAGTTTACTAACACGAGGAAATGCTTATCATATTAGCATACTATAAGTACACCAATTAAAAGAGTTGCATAATACGAACTTCCACCTATGAAATCTCTTTTCCAATTACCGTATCTTCTTCCTCACGAAGTTATAACAAGTAAACTTATGACAAATGAAAAACAGTGCCATAATAGAGTGTTGTTTGAGTAAAGTGCATACAGAGTTGACAAGTTCTTGAAGATCCAACACGACACGAGCTTCTATATGCCAATATAGTGCCCTCTGCAACCCTCTCTGCTCCAACCATATCCTCCCGGGATATGGACAAGGAATCCTCCCACTGAAACATTATACAAAAGATGCATCAAAATGACAGCATCAGTCCACTAATACTAATTTAAATTCCTAAGCAAGGATAAGCTAAAAACTAAGGCACAAATCAAGAAGTTGGCTGCTGACTTCCACATATTAAATCTAATTCAAGTACACCACAAGTTGAAATTTCCCCAAATTCTAAACTACCTAGTGATGTTTCACTAAAACAAACTTGTTTATCATTTTACAAGAAATGTTACCAAGTTTAACCAACATTCTGAGAGATCATATGATCataaaaaatgaaaggttaAACCACCATtccatcaaaaaataaaataaaataagggaaCACGATAAAGAAATGAAAAGATAACTCTATCTCATATTGggagattttcaaaattttaccttCTAACAAGATTTGGGATGAAATCAGCAAGCCTTTCATAGTCAGTGAGAGCAGACCAGACGGATTCAACATCAGCATTAACTGAAATCTCAGCTCTGATTCTGCGTTCCCTCCAAGATATGACTTCCACTTCACAACtcacctttctctctcctaaaACCACCTCGGTTTCTGGATCTACTTCTActccttcttcctcctccttGCTTTTCTTACTGGTTGCAAGATTACTAGGGTTCCCATTTGAAGATTGAGTAGCAGTCTTACAGTCCCATTTTGGCGTCTCCGCGCTAGCAAATGAAGAGAATGCTGCGGCTACACAAATGTTGCCTACGGTGTTGTGGCGATGCAATGTAGCAAAATTCAGTGTGCGGGTTTTATTGGAAGAGAAGGTCAAACAGTGTGATGAAGTGGTGATCATGGAGAAGTAACTCTGTGGGTGTGTGTTCAGCAGTGATGAGTAAGAGTAATCTGCCTCTGCCTGCGTGTGCTTTCAACTGTCATTATGGGTTAGTTTAGATTTTTTATGTTTCTTTTTCCATATATTTTTTGGTGAAATTTTTTGTGTTGTAAATCTTGACCACTAATATTTGGGAGTTTAGCGTTTGAGTGTGGCAGGGGAAATGAACGGCTGAAAACAAATGCTGCAGATTCTTCTTGggtgaagttttttttttttaaatcacaatctattttaataaatacgtaacaaattaatttacactatttttatagaaactaTTTTTGTTTATAAAGATtaatctttaaaaataaaagtaacttTTAGAATATTTATTTACAGTTAGGATCCGGTAAATTGTTAAATGTCAATGAACTTGTGTAAATGAACAAGTTTGAACTCTTATCTTTTCAAAGGTTTATGTGAAACTCGTCACTGTACTAGCTAGAGCTAGTTTAAAAATATAAAGCAATTAACTATACAGAGAAGAGAAGCTCATGTCGCAGAGGGCTTGGTAGGAGGGGAGCGTGAATACAGAGAAGAGGgcttccatttttatttttttttttgatgaaattacattataaataatacaaaccacacacacacctcacctagtggttattgtggccgagagtactcgaacctgtgacctcttggacaactgGCAACCACCctaaccactaggccatcccaaggggacggGCTTCCATTTTTTATGAACTCATTtatgtgtgtgagagagaaagagagggagatAAGAGAGATCGGCCTAGAGAGAACGAGAATAGAAAGTTACATTGAAAAATGAACGTTAAGATACCTTattatacaaaatttgattatttttttaatattttaatatatatattttttatttttattatatgaaaattgaataattttatatattaattcataGAATAATTTAGATGtatagaaaaagagaaaaattagaaaacgACGGTCGAATTGCGGTGATCGACGATCGACGGCTACTTGTCATGTCGGCTGCTCACTGGTTGTGTCGATATGACTATTGCATACCTGACATTGTAAGGGTATTGAAAAGTATCATTTAGCTACTTGTATATTAGTATTAATCTTATCTCCTCATAAATGAGAATAAATACTTTTTATCATATAGTTTGCATTATATCTATTTGTTATATTACAATAAATGTCTTGATTCTACATAAAGTTCATGAGGTGATCGCACAAAAGATCACATGGAAAATTTGTTATAGAGTAAACTAAGTTCATGGTCGAGATATATTTTGGCGATCTATGGGTAAAGATTGAAGTATCTAAGATATGAAATTAGTTTATGGCTAATCATAGATACTTAAGTGTGGTATGACATTGAATTGGATTCACAATGAGATAAGTTCTAAATAACTAACATGATTTAGAACGAAATATCTAAAAATTGTTATATTGTGcatgcattattttattatataatgttTTGTGCATGCAACATTTTATTATACACTGCTCTAACATTCCACGATAAGAATTAATGGGAAAATCCAATAAACCGTATTTCTTAGTTAGTGGTgatttaatattgaaaattactgttatattattatataaaatcatGTCTCAATGCGTCGAATTGATAATATCTTATTGAGGtattcataaattattattattatactat harbors:
- the LOC131008640 gene encoding uncharacterized protein LOC131008640 codes for the protein MITTSSHCLTFSSNKTRTLNFATLHRHNTVGNICVAAAFSSFASAETPKWDCKTATQSSNGNPSNLATSKKSKEEEEGVEVDPETEVVLGERKVSCEVEVISWRERRIRAEISVNADVESVWSALTDYERLADFIPNLVRSGRIPCPYPGRIWLEQRGLQRALYWHIEARVVLDLQELVNSENNRELHFSMVDGDFKKFEGKWSVKSQKGSPTAILGYEVNVIPRFSFPAIFLERIIRSDLPVNLLALACRSESNFEGNHSVVSLDTLPSQALHLRGEETEVDTALNNKDASENIKKKFVKAAFGPLSPSTGELNSSWGIFGKSCPLDRPCLVDEVHLRRFDGLLENGGVHRCVIASITVKAPVREVWNILTAYESLPEIVPNLAISKVLSRESNKVRILQEGCKGILYMVLHARVILDLCEHFEQEIGFEQVEGDFDSFRGKWILEKLGSHHTLLKYSVESKMHKNSFLSEAIMEEVIYEDLPSNLCAIRDYMEKRETENNQEAVSDDCCAEGETAIANNCSSFNFSTEARGYDCISSSDRQRPKVPGLQRNIEVLKAELLNFISEHGQEGFMPMRKQLRKHGRVDIEKAITRMGGFRRIASLMDLSLAYKQRKPKGYWDNLENLQDEIKRFQRNWGMDPSYMPSRKCFERAGRYDIARALEKWGGLHEVSRLLSLKVRHPNRQSALSKERKAESAASHSVNEQEKIPTKAYVSQDTHEWLLKFKDFDINWVE